Proteins encoded within one genomic window of Granulicella pectinivorans:
- a CDS encoding glycosyltransferase family 9 protein has translation MPKLTQGSSANPTRVLIYRLGSLGDTLIALPAFHLVARAFPNAERRLLTNFPVTAKAPLAAAILEHTGLIDGFFRYTVGTRNPLELLQLWWTLIRWRPQVIVHLGTTRGVENAKRDAMFFRLCGNPRLIGVPSTVDMQTHRVAADGLLEREASRLLRNIGELGDGRIDDPASWDLHLTDAEKSRAEQVLAPCAGRPLLAVSVGTKMQSKDWGRENWRALLARVAQLYPDYALALCGAGEESEASEFAAGGWRAYNPGPVLNFCGALTPRESAAVFAHAVAFLCHDSGPMHLAAAVGTPCVAVFAARNIPRVWFPFGERNRVVYHTVDCAGCRLETCIVEKKKCLTSITVDEVLSEVNAILHPANISIEVR, from the coding sequence ATGCCCAAACTCACCCAGGGAAGCTCCGCGAACCCCACTCGCGTGCTCATCTACCGGCTCGGCAGTCTGGGCGACACGCTGATCGCGCTGCCCGCCTTTCATCTTGTGGCCCGCGCCTTCCCTAACGCGGAGCGTCGTCTCCTCACCAATTTTCCTGTCACCGCCAAGGCGCCCCTCGCCGCCGCTATCCTCGAGCACACCGGCCTCATCGATGGCTTCTTCCGCTACACGGTCGGTACCCGCAACCCGTTGGAGCTCCTACAACTCTGGTGGACGCTCATTCGCTGGCGTCCCCAGGTCATCGTGCATCTCGGCACAACGCGCGGCGTCGAGAACGCCAAACGCGACGCCATGTTCTTCCGCCTCTGCGGCAATCCCCGCCTCATCGGCGTCCCCTCCACCGTAGATATGCAGACCCACCGCGTCGCCGCCGACGGTCTGCTGGAGCGCGAGGCCTCCCGGCTGCTCCGCAACATCGGCGAACTCGGTGACGGACGCATCGACGATCCCGCAAGCTGGGATCTTCACCTCACCGACGCCGAGAAATCCAGGGCCGAGCAGGTTCTCGCCCCATGCGCCGGACGTCCTCTCCTCGCTGTCAGTGTGGGCACCAAGATGCAGTCGAAGGACTGGGGCCGCGAAAACTGGCGCGCCCTCCTCGCCCGCGTCGCCCAGCTCTACCCGGACTACGCCCTCGCCCTCTGTGGAGCCGGCGAAGAGTCGGAAGCCAGCGAGTTCGCCGCCGGGGGCTGGCGTGCGTACAACCCAGGCCCTGTCCTCAACTTCTGCGGCGCCCTTACTCCCCGCGAGTCTGCAGCTGTCTTCGCGCACGCCGTGGCCTTCCTCTGCCACGACTCAGGCCCTATGCACCTTGCCGCTGCGGTTGGGACGCCCTGTGTCGCCGTCTTTGCCGCCCGCAATATCCCACGCGTCTGGTTCCCCTTCGGAGAGCGCAACCGCGTCGTCTACCACACGGTCGACTGTGCCGGCTGCCGCCTCGAAACCTGCATCGTGGAGAAGAAAAAGTGCCTCACCTCCATCACCGTCGATGAGGTTCTCTCCGAGGTCAACGCCATCCTTCACCCTGCCAACATCTCCATCGAAGTGCGATGA
- the hldE gene encoding bifunctional D-glycero-beta-D-manno-heptose-7-phosphate kinase/D-glycero-beta-D-manno-heptose 1-phosphate adenylyltransferase HldE gives MLPEQRAVMDLLEDGFGRLKVLVVGDVMLDRYIFGEVDRISPEAPVPVLRHAQRYARPGGAANVAMNLAGLGCQAFLCGFWGSDPDRQELDAILQTNHIDTLGMVTSTLPTISKTRIVGRTQQLLRLDIESRDAYPQIECDHLRERAVSLVSKMHAVILSDYAKGALTQPLCEAVIRAARDLNIPILADPKTPDFSKYSGATTVCPNLSELSVATGVPAHHTPELLAAARVLLLEHGFDFLTVTMSEKGITVLQPEGSYHSPARAREVYDVSGAGDTVIATLAASLAGGLKIVTAVELANVAAGIVVGKVGTIPITANELVTLMTPSTGVMSTDKILDTERLIHRVSEWRASGETIVFTNGCFDLLHVGHITLLEDCRRFGSKLVLGLNADASVCRLKGPTRPIVGERERARVMAALASVDAVVLFAEDTPLELIQALQPDVLVKGGDYTIDTVVGHEVVLAQGGRVEIVPTVEGFSTTNIVRKLTASHAQEAIQ, from the coding sequence ATGCTGCCTGAACAACGCGCTGTCATGGATCTTCTCGAAGATGGATTCGGCCGCCTCAAGGTCCTCGTCGTGGGCGATGTCATGCTCGACCGTTATATCTTCGGCGAGGTCGACCGCATCTCCCCCGAGGCCCCCGTCCCCGTGCTCCGCCATGCCCAGCGGTATGCGCGGCCCGGCGGTGCGGCCAACGTCGCCATGAACCTCGCCGGCCTCGGTTGCCAGGCATTCCTCTGCGGATTCTGGGGCAGCGACCCCGACCGGCAGGAACTCGACGCCATTCTGCAAACCAATCACATCGACACCCTGGGCATGGTTACCAGCACCCTCCCCACCATCTCCAAGACTCGGATCGTAGGCCGCACGCAGCAGCTCCTGCGCCTCGATATCGAAAGCCGCGACGCCTATCCACAGATCGAGTGCGATCATCTGCGTGAGCGTGCTGTATCGCTCGTCTCGAAGATGCATGCCGTCATCCTGTCCGACTACGCCAAGGGGGCCCTCACCCAGCCTCTCTGCGAGGCCGTCATCCGGGCCGCGCGTGACCTCAACATTCCCATCCTCGCCGACCCCAAGACGCCCGATTTCAGCAAGTACTCCGGCGCCACCACCGTCTGTCCCAACCTCTCCGAGCTCTCCGTCGCCACCGGCGTTCCCGCGCACCATACACCGGAGCTCCTTGCCGCCGCCCGCGTCCTCCTGCTCGAACACGGCTTCGACTTCCTCACCGTCACCATGAGCGAGAAGGGAATCACCGTCCTGCAGCCCGAGGGCAGCTATCACTCGCCGGCGCGTGCCCGCGAGGTCTATGACGTCTCCGGAGCCGGAGACACCGTCATCGCCACGCTTGCGGCATCCCTCGCAGGCGGCCTCAAGATTGTCACTGCCGTTGAGCTAGCCAACGTCGCCGCAGGCATCGTGGTGGGCAAGGTCGGCACCATCCCCATCACCGCCAATGAACTCGTCACCCTCATGACCCCCAGCACGGGCGTCATGAGCACCGACAAGATCCTCGACACCGAACGCCTCATCCATCGGGTCTCCGAGTGGAGAGCCAGCGGTGAGACCATCGTCTTCACCAACGGCTGCTTCGATCTCCTCCACGTGGGGCACATCACCCTGCTCGAAGACTGCCGCCGCTTCGGCTCGAAGCTGGTCCTCGGCCTCAACGCGGATGCATCCGTCTGCCGTCTGAAGGGCCCCACCCGTCCCATCGTCGGCGAACGCGAACGTGCCCGTGTCATGGCCGCCCTCGCCTCGGTCGACGCTGTCGTTCTCTTCGCCGAGGACACGCCGCTCGAACTCATCCAGGCTCTCCAGCCCGACGTCCTCGTCAAGGGCGGCGACTACACCATCGACACCGTGGTCGGCCACGAGGTCGTCCTCGCGCAGGGAGGCCGCGTCGAGATCGTTCCTACTGTTGAAGGCTTCTCCACCACCAACATCGTCCGCAAACTGACCGCGTCGCACGCGCAAGAGGCTATCCAATGA
- a CDS encoding cellulose synthase operon protein YhjQ/BcsQ, which translates to MDSKTNERIDDQPISETPEDVAILYSWANLHGAKYRDFSASRREYRAQLRHRAAENARELELKAQAEAEAAASEAERVAREAEEAANKHFAEQDAMAREKALREAEEAARLAAAERVEAGRRAEAAQAAEAAARREEQEMAQANASARRQAQRYNESEIRRRELAGPQPSSVVPGQISDPYMPSDQQFNNPEPMRQRPSRERHDLSIIPETIAPLAEETRRRPQGFRPDESSGYRPSYRPAPVPAPEPASYRVPERDAHPEMQLEPRHESPRHYIPETRPEPRPDLRPDPVTEVRPAARLEYRAEQPRQDYVEQRQVPPPTARPYTDSPVGPAWLYAPQTPSTPSQPRPRATVSAPPADTLQHSRERVAARWFALKGVFDQPGSEQSELQAARQQKEARVPLVAIFSLAGGVGKTSLVATLGRTLSSLGERVVLTDTTSHGLLPFYFGASELRPGIVRTFSPPQGSMDAPISLVSYDVDLATPDQATQDRLVEEFVTNSRGSNRTVLDLSGSSGWVLRRLSRMSPTVIIPVAPDMNSVISLQSVEKFFAGILDADGRPVQPHYLLNQFDATLPLHLDVREVLRRQLGERLMPFVIRRSPAVSEALAEGMTVVDYAPDSPVAEDYLNVANWVRKVSAPASAGFRNVRWSER; encoded by the coding sequence ATGGATTCCAAGACCAACGAGAGAATCGACGACCAGCCCATCTCCGAGACACCGGAGGATGTAGCGATTCTGTACTCTTGGGCGAATCTGCACGGAGCCAAGTATCGTGATTTTTCTGCCTCCCGGCGTGAGTACCGCGCCCAGCTTCGTCATCGCGCCGCCGAGAACGCACGCGAACTGGAGCTGAAGGCCCAGGCCGAGGCCGAAGCCGCCGCCTCCGAGGCCGAGCGCGTAGCCCGCGAGGCCGAGGAAGCCGCCAACAAGCACTTTGCCGAGCAGGACGCCATGGCCCGCGAGAAGGCGCTGCGCGAAGCCGAGGAGGCCGCCCGTCTCGCCGCCGCCGAGCGCGTCGAAGCCGGACGCCGCGCCGAGGCCGCCCAGGCCGCCGAAGCCGCAGCCCGCCGCGAAGAGCAGGAGATGGCCCAGGCCAACGCCTCTGCACGCCGTCAGGCGCAACGTTATAACGAGTCCGAGATTCGCCGTCGCGAACTTGCCGGACCTCAGCCCAGCTCTGTCGTCCCCGGCCAGATCTCCGATCCGTACATGCCGAGCGACCAGCAGTTCAACAATCCCGAGCCGATGCGCCAGCGCCCCTCCCGCGAGCGGCATGACCTTTCCATCATTCCGGAAACCATCGCCCCCCTTGCGGAAGAGACTCGCCGGCGCCCCCAGGGCTTCCGGCCCGATGAGTCCTCCGGGTATCGCCCCAGCTATCGTCCCGCCCCCGTTCCTGCGCCCGAACCGGCCTCGTACCGTGTTCCCGAGCGTGACGCGCATCCCGAGATGCAGCTCGAGCCGCGCCACGAGTCCCCGCGCCACTATATCCCGGAGACCCGTCCCGAACCCCGTCCTGACCTGCGTCCCGACCCCGTCACCGAGGTTCGCCCCGCCGCCCGCCTCGAATACCGTGCCGAGCAGCCTCGTCAGGACTACGTCGAGCAGCGTCAGGTCCCGCCTCCCACAGCTCGTCCTTATACCGACAGCCCCGTGGGCCCGGCCTGGCTCTACGCGCCACAGACTCCCAGCACGCCGTCGCAGCCCAGACCCCGTGCCACGGTCTCCGCTCCGCCCGCCGATACCCTCCAGCACTCCCGCGAGCGCGTCGCCGCCCGCTGGTTTGCGCTCAAGGGCGTCTTCGACCAGCCCGGTTCCGAGCAGTCCGAGCTCCAGGCTGCCCGTCAGCAGAAAGAGGCCCGCGTTCCTCTCGTGGCCATCTTCTCGCTCGCCGGAGGCGTCGGCAAGACCAGCCTCGTTGCCACCCTTGGCCGTACCCTTTCCTCGCTCGGCGAGCGTGTCGTCCTCACGGACACCACATCGCACGGCCTGCTTCCGTTCTACTTTGGCGCCAGCGAACTCCGTCCCGGGATCGTCCGTACCTTTTCTCCGCCGCAGGGCAGCATGGATGCCCCCATCTCGCTCGTCAGCTACGATGTCGATCTCGCCACGCCTGACCAGGCCACGCAGGATCGCCTCGTCGAAGAGTTCGTCACCAACAGCCGAGGCTCCAACCGCACCGTGCTCGATCTCTCCGGAAGCTCCGGCTGGGTACTCCGCCGTCTCTCCCGCATGAGCCCCACGGTCATCATCCCCGTCGCGCCCGACATGAACTCCGTTATCAGCCTCCAGTCGGTCGAGAAGTTCTTCGCCGGCATCCTCGACGCCGATGGCCGCCCCGTGCAGCCTCACTATCTGCTCAACCAGTTCGACGCCACGCTTCCTCTGCATCTCGATGTGCGCGAGGTGCTTCGCCGTCAGCTTGGCGAACGCCTCATGCCGTTTGTCATTCGCCGCTCGCCCGCCGTCTCCGAGGCGCTCGCCGAAGGCATGACCGTCGTCGACTACGCACCGGATTCCCCGGTCGCCGAAGATTATCTGAACGTAGCAAACTGGGTTCGCAAGGTCTCAGCGCCTGCTTCCGCCGGCTTTCGTAACGTACGCTGGAGTGAACGATGA
- the rfaD gene encoding ADP-glyceromanno-heptose 6-epimerase: MIIVTGGAGFIGSNLIHQLNALGKRNILVVDNLAPAPNLSGPKFLNLQAAQYADYMDKLDFLEALLEGDFDDTEIEAIFHQGACSNTLEDDGRYMMHNNYDYSKVLLHYAVDNKIPLIYASTAATYGLSEVFKEVPANEKPLNVYGFSKLVFDNYLRRRIENIDSAVVGLRYFNVYGPREQHKGRMASVIHHFTKQLKDTGTIRMFEGSGGYADGEQRRDFVFVKDLCRINLFFAGLLPDSPKEPVQAIVNAGTGNARTFKAVAEALMAVHGEGKIEYIPFPGDLKNRYQHFTEADVAGLRAAGYTAPFTSLEEGIKQTFAEEPVK; encoded by the coding sequence ATGATCATCGTTACCGGCGGAGCAGGTTTCATCGGCTCAAATCTCATCCATCAACTCAACGCCCTCGGCAAGCGCAACATACTGGTCGTCGATAACCTCGCGCCCGCGCCGAACCTCTCCGGGCCCAAGTTTCTCAACCTCCAGGCCGCCCAGTACGCCGACTATATGGACAAGCTCGACTTTCTCGAAGCCCTCCTTGAAGGCGACTTCGACGACACCGAGATTGAAGCCATCTTCCACCAGGGAGCATGCTCCAACACCCTCGAAGACGATGGCCGCTACATGATGCACAACAACTACGACTACTCGAAGGTTCTCCTTCACTACGCCGTCGACAACAAAATCCCGCTGATCTACGCCTCGACCGCCGCCACGTACGGTCTGTCCGAGGTGTTCAAAGAAGTCCCCGCCAACGAAAAGCCTCTCAACGTCTACGGCTTCTCCAAGCTCGTCTTCGACAACTACCTCCGCCGCCGCATTGAAAACATCGACTCCGCCGTCGTTGGCCTGCGCTACTTCAACGTCTACGGCCCCCGCGAACAGCACAAGGGCCGCATGGCTTCGGTCATCCACCACTTCACCAAGCAGCTCAAGGACACCGGCACCATCCGCATGTTCGAGGGCTCTGGCGGATACGCCGACGGTGAGCAGCGCCGCGACTTCGTCTTCGTCAAGGATCTTTGCCGCATCAACCTGTTCTTTGCCGGTCTGCTGCCCGACAGCCCCAAGGAGCCCGTGCAGGCGATCGTCAACGCAGGCACCGGCAACGCCCGCACCTTCAAGGCCGTAGCTGAAGCTCTCATGGCCGTTCACGGAGAAGGAAAGATCGAGTACATCCCGTTCCCCGGTGACCTCAAGAACCGCTACCAGCACTTCACCGAAGCCGATGTTGCCGGCCTCCGCGCCGCCGGCTATACCGCTCCCTTCACGTCGCTCGAAGAGGGAATCAAGCAGACCTTCGCGGAAGAGCCGGTCAAGTAG
- a CDS encoding ATP-grasp domain-containing protein, with protein MQQGGTSGGAPIRSLEPFYGTIAQEQEPAHKESPLKPTILCISTYEKGQPFLREAAALGMEILFLTVDTLANADWPRDSIAHFFTMPEGRTPIEVLATVMGIARYHRIDRVVALDEFDLEAAALIREHMRLPGMGESTTRYFRDKLAMRTRAQRAGVPVPEFTGVFYHPDLVDFMANVPGPWLLKPRTSASAIGIKPINHPDELWAALDQLGDLQSHYVLERFVPGEVFHCEGITWNREILFAAPFQYGTPPMQTMHQGGVFSTRRLQPESSDARLLLEAHRAVIEALGMVSGVTHTEFIKSHADGSFYFLETAARVGGAYIADVLHFATNVNPWVEWARIEAAALLGHAYTLPTLRDDFAGSIICLARQQEPDTSSFNDPEIVLRLHKHHHAGIIVQSNSASRVQSLIEDYTARFVDQFLAVQPVPDKPSA; from the coding sequence ATGCAACAGGGAGGAACAAGTGGTGGAGCGCCAATACGCTCTCTCGAGCCTTTTTATGGCACGATAGCTCAGGAACAGGAACCAGCCCACAAGGAGTCTCCTCTGAAGCCCACGATCCTCTGCATCAGCACCTACGAAAAAGGCCAACCCTTCCTCCGCGAGGCCGCTGCTCTCGGCATGGAGATCCTCTTCCTCACCGTGGACACCCTGGCCAACGCCGACTGGCCCCGCGATTCCATCGCTCACTTCTTCACCATGCCCGAGGGCCGCACCCCCATCGAGGTCCTAGCGACCGTCATGGGCATCGCTCGCTACCATCGCATCGACCGGGTCGTCGCCCTCGACGAGTTCGACCTCGAAGCAGCCGCCCTGATCCGCGAGCACATGCGTCTTCCCGGCATGGGCGAGAGCACCACCCGCTACTTCCGCGACAAGCTCGCCATGCGCACCCGCGCTCAGCGAGCCGGCGTCCCCGTCCCTGAGTTCACCGGCGTCTTCTACCATCCGGATCTCGTCGACTTCATGGCCAACGTCCCCGGCCCCTGGCTGCTCAAGCCACGCACCAGCGCCTCCGCCATCGGCATCAAGCCCATCAATCATCCCGACGAGCTCTGGGCTGCCCTCGACCAGCTCGGCGACCTGCAATCTCACTACGTCCTCGAGCGCTTCGTCCCCGGCGAGGTCTTTCACTGCGAAGGCATCACCTGGAACCGTGAAATCCTCTTCGCCGCGCCCTTCCAGTACGGTACGCCTCCCATGCAGACCATGCACCAGGGCGGCGTCTTCAGTACCCGCAGACTCCAACCCGAATCCTCAGACGCACGTCTCCTGCTGGAAGCGCATCGCGCCGTCATCGAAGCGCTTGGCATGGTCTCCGGCGTCACCCACACCGAGTTCATCAAATCTCACGCCGACGGCAGCTTCTACTTTCTCGAAACCGCCGCTCGCGTCGGCGGAGCTTACATCGCGGATGTCCTTCACTTCGCCACCAACGTCAATCCCTGGGTCGAGTGGGCCCGTATCGAGGCTGCCGCCCTGCTCGGTCATGCCTACACCCTCCCCACGCTCCGCGACGACTTCGCCGGTTCCATCATCTGCCTCGCCCGCCAGCAGGAGCCCGATACCTCCAGCTTCAACGATCCCGAGATCGTTCTTCGCCTCCACAAACATCACCACGCCGGCATCATCGTCCAGTCGAACTCCGCCAGCCGCGTCCAGTCGCTCATCGAGGACTACACGGCACGCTTCGTCGACCAGTTCCTGGCCGTGCAGCCTGTTCCGGACAAGCCCAGCGCATGA